A region of the Candidatus Kryptobacter tengchongensis genome:
GAGTATAAATTTTGCGCTTGGATTCTCAACAGAAAGACGGTTGTAAATTTTGAGGGTGTTCTCGTTTATCTTGCTCAGTTTAAGCTCATCATTATGTCTGTAAAAACAAAAAATATCAAGATCTGGTTGAGTTAATGGTGAAAAACCTTTAAGATTTTTTACCCTTTCATAAAGATAATTTGCGCTTTTTAAGGTTTGCTCAAGAATTTTTCCAAATCCATTTTTGTTAAGCGGTATCACTCTATGCGTAAGCCATACAGCTCCAGCAGATGCCCCGGGTCTTGACCCCTCAAGTTGAAACATCCCGATGTTTGGCTTATCTTTTTTATGATATGTGTATGGTGAAGTGTTAAGTATAACTTGTCTTAAATTTTCATCCTTATAAAGAACTCCACCAGCCCCATACATCACAAGCCCATGTTTATGTGGATCAATCGTCAATGAATCAGCTTCAGAGATAGCAAGCAAATTATCGTAAACGAACTTCTTCAATGGAGCTTCAACTTCTGAGAAAGTCATTATTTCCCCTGTTTCATCAATTATCAAACTTCTCATGTATCCACCGTAAGCTGCATCAATGTGGAGATGAAAGCCATATTTTTCTTTTAATTTTAAAATTTCACTTATGGGATCAACTGCTCCAGCTCCGGTTGTCCCGAAGTTTGCCATCACAAACATCACATCGTTTTTCTTTAAAACATCTTCAAGCTGATTTAATTCAATTCTATAATTTTCATCAACATCAACTTCAATGAAATCAACTTTTAAAATTGAGCAAATTCTTTTCCATGAGTAATGAGAACCTTTTGAGAAAACAGCAATTCCACTTTTCCTGAAATCTCTAACAGCCCACAGGGCTTCAAGATTTGCAAGCGAACCACCACTTGTCAGATGCCCCCACCCTTCTTTAAATCCGACAAGTTTCAAAAGATCATCAACTACTTCCATCTCCATTTCAGTTGTAACAGGTCCTCCTTCGTAAGCGTGGTTATTTGGATTTGTCAACATAACTGCGAAATAGCCGATCAAAGCTGGGATAGAGGGATCTTTTAGCATTTGCGCCGAATATCTCGGATGGAAATACGGCAGGTTCTTCTCAAGGCGCTTTAAAAATTCATCAAAAATTTTTTCAAGTTTTTCAGATTCAACCTTGAAGATGTCAGAATTAAAAAATTTATCAGGGTAAATTGTTTCATCGTCAAAGAAATTTTCTCGCCATTTTTTAT
Encoded here:
- a CDS encoding Glutamate or tyrosine decarboxylase: METLFTYFLGPKGENTELFKRLINIAIEWNKKWRENFFDDETIYPDKFFNSDIFKVESEKLEKIFDEFLKRLEKNLPYFHPRYSAQMLKDPSIPALIGYFAVMLTNPNNHAYEGGPVTTEMEMEVVDDLLKLVGFKEGWGHLTSGGSLANLEALWAVRDFRKSGIAVFSKGSHYSWKRICSILKVDFIEVDVDENYRIELNQLEDVLKKNDVMFVMANFGTTGAGAVDPISEILKLKEKYGFHLHIDAAYGGYMRSLIIDETGEIMTFSEVEAPLKKFVYDNLLAISEADSLTIDPHKHGLVMYGAGGVLYKDENLRQVILNTSPYTYHKKDKPNIGMFQLEGSRPGASAGAVWLTHRVIPLNKNGFGKILEQTLKSANYLYERVKNLKGFSPLTQPDLDIFCFYRHNDELKLSKINENTLKIYNRLSVENPSAKFILSKFIVDKSTALRINPKFEVDDEYLVTLRSVFIKHWNAMSKKVNYIDMLVDELLQD